Below is a genomic region from Henckelia pumila isolate YLH828 chromosome 3, ASM3356847v2, whole genome shotgun sequence.
CCTAGCTGCCACCCTCTCCAAAATCTGTTCTAAACATGATTATTCCCTAGATGATAGGAAAATCTCTTTTTTAAATGTTAAGGgtccaaaaatctaaaaattcctTATTTAAATGGCGTTGCTACGCCATTTCTTCGCAGGTGCACTTTTTTTTCTGAGTTTCTCGTATAAGAGTGGTGCAGGGGTGCGATTTAATGGCGCAGGTGCACTTGTTCTTCTGATTTCTCACACTAAGGCATAGAAGAGTGGTGCAAGGGCGCAGAATTTTGCATGGGTGCACTTGTcattttgattttctttctttatttagCGTGCAGAGGCACAGGGGCGCCTATTTTTTGCGTGGGTGCACTTGTCGTGCTGCCCCAATTTTCTCTAACTTTTTTTTTCTCCTTTGTTGCACTTTCCACCACCATATTTGGTCCTCTTATGCTCCATAATCACCTCATAATTGTCTTGCCTCCTacaaatgacaaaaaaaacacaaaacacaTAATACCTCTCAAGAAGCAACAAAATCCAAGTTAAATATATGCAATATAAGTACAATAAactgcacttatcaaatcccccaaaacttaaaattttgcgAGTCCCGAGCAATATAGAATAAAACAAAGAAAGTAAGaacaataaatcaaaacaaagcaacGAACTAAAGTCGTGAAATCTTTTGATTGTATCAAGCCTCATAGATAATTGTTCACCACAACATGCTCGAGATTTTTTCGTGTGTGTGAATTTGTCAATCTCATTTAACCCATCCAACACCCAGATAGATCCATGCTTGCTGGTGAATTTCATAAACTTCTAAattccgcaactcacgtttcaaaccACAATCCACTAATTTCAATATTTACTCACACAGCTCAAAAGGATTTTTTAGGTAAACAATGGGTCAATCAGAGTTGGCAGGAAAGCATATATCCAAGAATATATCAGGAGTAATCAAAGAATCAAGATTATAGTAAAGATATTGGATTAAATTGTATTTTTATGCTTCGGTGTGGGAAGTACGAGTaggaaaaaatttaatattattctgCCAGATTTTGCATCTGGCTTTCTTCTACTCTATACATTCTCCATCTTTTTAgccttgtattttatttttgttttttttaaaaggcctCTCCTCACCTTACTTCCTCCGCCATTACACATTTTTCTTTGTAATTTTTATCTACTCATTTTGTTTTGTACTTCCCATGATTATAGAGTGGCTAAAAGGCTCACTTGAAGGCTCAATTGATTCAAAAAATCCTAAATCATCTATGTGTTcgtaaaaatctacctcaggTTCAAGCGAAAATCACAGAGTATGTAGAATTTATTTGTCTATTTAGAATCACCAAGTTTACACAAATGTTCTCTAAGAATCAAGAATGGTAGATGTCATGGCTTTCGTGCATCAATTTGTGAGAAACTCAGAAACATTGAGAACAAAACTATATTCATCATTGGCTACAACAATCACATCTTCCACGACTTCAACACAACataaatcaaaatcacaaaaaaaaaattacagcgGGAGTATAAGCAAACAACAACTAGCAGTTAAAAATAAGACAAACCTCCCCAAACTTAAAACTGTGCATTGTTCTCAATGAACAATAAAGCAAAAAGAACAGAGGGTTCCACATAACTCTGTTGATGACCATCAGTAGTCATCGCtatcttcatcatcataggaGGTGTTGTGGAATTTCAATACTTGGATTCAGCACACAACTAGAACTCACAAATAACGAATATATCAATGGAATGATGATCGGACATGCAAATTCAAAtgtaaattaacaaaaaaatacgAAAATAATGTAtacaagaaaaataattaataaaaagatgtaatgcttgggttgcctcccaaaaagcaaTTTGTTTATAGTCATCAGCCTGACTAAACACCACTGTTAGCCCGTCACTGCCACTTTGTTGGAGGATTTATTCTTCTCTTTGACCTTCCAAAATTTCATGATTCGATCTCTcttcttcttgaatttttttacaaTCCGCTTCACTATGTCGGGCTCTTTGTTTTGCTCTTCAATCACTTCAAGCTTGTAACATTTTTCAGCTCTTCCATCTTGTCTCAATTTTTGGCCCTCTAGGTCTTTCTTTGAGTGGATTCCCTCTTCAAAAACATTGAAGGTGGCTTGTTCATCTTCAATTTGCATAGTCAATTCACCTTTCTTCACATCAATCTTTGCTTCTCCAATGGCTAAGAAAGGTCGTCCCAAAATGATAGGAACATGCATGATGATCTTCTTCAATGTCAAGAACAAAGAAATCTGCAGGAAGTATCAACTTTTCCACCTTTACTAGTACATCTTCCACCAATCCACATGGAGACTTGGCTGATTTATCTGCCAACTGCAACATTACTCTGGTGGGCTTCATCTCAGTTAAACCAAGTTTCTTATAAACTGATATAGGCATTAGATTCACACTTTCCCCAAGATCACAAAGTGAGCTTCCCACAAACTGACCTCCTATATCACATGGGATCTTAAAGCTatctggatccttaagcttttgtggaaGCTTCTTTTGAATAATAGCGCTGCATTCCTCAGTTAATGCCACATTCTCAAACTTAgcaaatttcttcttcttcgacAAGATCTCTTTCATAAACTTGGCATAACTCGGCATTCTCTCTAAAGTTTCAGCGAAAGGgatattgatatgaattttcttgaaaacttCCAAGAACTTAGCAAACTGAGCATCCAGTCCCCTTTTCTGGAACCGCTGAGGAAAAGGCATGTGAGTCTTAAGAATATCCGGTATTTTACTCAATGTAGATGATTTGGTCTTGAGGCCTCTTTTTGATTGATCACTTGGTGTCTCTACTGCCACATCTTTCTCTTCCACTCTCAAATATTTGGTGGCTTGACCAAATTCATTAACATATCTAAGAATGGTAGCATTGCAATGCTCCTTAGGATTTGTTTCAGTGTTGCTAGAAAACATTCCTCTATGCTGATTATTTATGGCACTTGCAAGTTGACCAATTTGCACTTCAAGAAATTTCATAGTGGTACCCATATTGGTCACATATGTTTCAAGGTTGTCAAGATGAGACTCACTTCTATCTAAATTCTTGGAAGACTCGGTAACAAAAGTACTCACCAAATCCTTTAACGATGGTTTACCCTCTCCTTTTTTATTGTTGAACCCCGGTGGAGGATTTAACACATTATTGTTGTTGGCATATGAAAAGTTTTCATGATTATGCAGCCCAGGATGATAATGATTTGGAGGAGGGTTACCTTGATAGCCGCTGAATTTTTTGTTGTTTGCATAGTGAACTTGCTCCACGGTTTCTTCTAATTCAACAGAATTCATTTCGGTAGCAACTGCTGCAATCTCGATCATTTGGTTTCCCTTGTTCATTACTGCAAGCTATGAAGAAATAGCGGCCATTTGTGCGAACAATGTTGTGAACGTGTCAACTTCATAGATTTCGGCTGGTTTTCTGACTTGTGATTGCTCACTTGGCCACTGATAATTTATAGTCATCTGCTCAAGCATGTCATATGAATTCGCTGGGAATTTAGAGAAAACGGAGCCACCAGCTGCGGCATCCACTGACATCCTTGTTGGCTCATTCAACCCATTGTAGAATAACTCAATTTTCTCCCAATCCTTGAAATTATGGGTTGGACATTTCCGCATCAAATCTTTATTGCGCTCCCACGCTTCATACAAATCTTCAGAGTCTTGCTAGAAAAATGTAGTGATCTCAATTTTTAATTGAGCAGATTTGGCCGGTGGGAAGTATTTTGTCAGAAACTTTGAAGTCATGTATTACCACGTAGTGATGCTTCCCAAGGGTAGGGATTGTAGCCAGCTTCGTGCACTGTCCCTAAGAGAAAACGGGAACAGTCTCAATCGGATGGTGTCttcagtaacaccatgaatcttAACTGTATCTGAGATCTCAAGAAACGTCTATAGATGTAGATTAGGATCCTTAGATTCTGGTCCCCTGGATTGATTTTTCTGAACCATATTTATCAGCGCTCAACTCGAAATTGTTAATAGTTATGGTCTGTCTAGAAATtcctgttggaaaaaactggcggtcagatcaatcacgattgatacccggtgcagcggaagtttaaaaattttatcatggaacaattccatggtgtgggtatcaaccattcaacgattaaattattgtgtgtgtaaaattcaaataacaattaattaaattttaccttcaatctcgaatcgagattaatggacaccacacagatttctctgcgcttcttgtatctcccaggaactgatgaactccttcaatcaggtccacgaatggggtttaaatccctctgatagattgcactagaaaatctatcagaagtttttctgcgaagagattaaacgaatctgattcgttattcctgactgcgattcaaaatcacagaccgaaatttctcgggcagagaacagggaggggacggccgaaaacttttgagagagaggagggtttcgattttctgtctcaaaaattatgagctgttgtgtctaatttctgtactgcaataacttatttataatgcaggccactaacaccttagggcccattagtcataagttgaggcccgacaagcaaagcccgcttgttcagaaattaatataaaattcatcgtgactccgattgataaaccgattttaccaatgtgcacagaaaccatttctgcacattttaaagtcaaaataaattttcctgaatccgaattcattggtttcctaaaatgtccatccctatgtcattttaggaaatcctactcccttactcttatttaagaagtccaactccttagttcattaaatttaactctttaaatttaactatctcaacggggattaaaactccattacactgtgtgaccctcaatggttcagggatacagctagccgtgggctcacaactccttgtgactcggaacaacactttccgacttgcccaacgaatcatggtaaagcgcctagcaacatcgccccatgattccctaggtatcactgatagtgcctacaagaaccagtagattttggttagcgtacagtacggtcccttcatccatatatcccgatcgaatcaacaaccattggtatatcgagagtcgctcaagattcgataactatgcaatacatcttgaagatcaaattagtgacatcgcatgtgctactaagaaaccatttcttaaatcacatcaagtactctggccagagatttgtcacactaatatctcctcagattgcataggatatccacactcgcaagtatgtggtgaatccttgacaacaatgcattgactcctatatgtgtcgtaactgtacccaatctcgacacctgatgacccccatagagtcggtaaacgagtcaaagcacagcactagcatatagagtctccatgatgtttcaagtcgtaaggactaatggtgtacaaccaaaaccgcggactttatccactcgataagtgataaccacttggaaagtccggatagggtagttcgattattcatcctatgaatatccatttgcatgcttcgaacatctccatgttccctaccaatgaaacgtggtactccgcatcgcaaatgctagtctcaaactcgagcgatccttatccttattatcggacggctcaatcgactaggaacggtttttagaatatacagtgactataagatgtatttcatgatagacatctccatgttctaccacatcttacatacactatagtatattcaaggtctttatcaaaacaacaatagtatatcacaatataaaaatatgaagtaatataaagtcattgccataaaagtgtaaataatattaaacaaaagattgtttatacaaagagtcatcaaagcccatagccacacagttggctcactgggcacccactcttacaattccTGAGTAGTCCGTGTTAATGACGGGCCTAAAATGATTGCGGATTGGTACCGGTCATTATTCCCCCCTCAATTTCCattgttttgattttcatcCATTCTTCTAAGCTCTTCTCTCCTGGATTTTCTCAAAGGTTTTGCAGTCTTTTCGATTTTTGGATCAAAGAGTAATGAATCAAAACTTTGGCTTTTGCGCATATACTGCATACATAGAAAGAAGTGGAatcaaaaaaagaaataaacaaaataaaatttgatctaaatcagaattaaaatcaattagtaacaattcagtgtaaataaaataaacttcagTTCCCGACAACGGCACCAAAAACTTATTGGGTTATTTAtgttcgctcgcaagcgcacgagtcaagttttaataaaggtGAGTAGATTATCGTCCCACAGATACTGAATATTTAAGATTACACTAAATATTTGTAACTAGGCTGAATTAATCCTATTTAAAGCTACGAATTTTCAAggttttataaaactaaaacatttcaataaaataaagagATAAACTACTAGCAGCGAACAATTATGGAGAGAATTCTAGAGGTGCGACTTCGTTCAACCTTCCACCATGTTTATTTTCTAAGATATCTATATTATAAGCTCTTCAATTCATTAGCCTAAAATTCAACCTTCAATTTTCAAGGTTTTGATGAGTTATAATTTTAGTAATATAAATGATAATAGAGTAAATTGTAGTTAAATCCCCAATACCCATCCTAACATTATTCTAATACTCCCTGACCAAAAGATTCTTTACTAtaactccctaggaccaccaaacttgaatattttaatgtttaattcttgtacttgaTTTATGCTAATCTATGCTTGAAATCTAAAGATTTTATGCTTGAAATTTAAAGGTTTATGCTAGAATCTGAAGATTTTTTGCTCATTTATGGTATAAATAATTATCcaaaaaaatggtatcagagctttaggttaattattcagatgtaatattattcgttaaatcatacttttctttgttgagggggagattttcaacaaaagatgacttcaaacgaaggtttgaaccaaggggatttcatttatatgaaatcctataaacaagttaatctatttaaaatagattccTTACAACAGGTCTTGATTAATAAGGCTCTCGATtttgaaaggattaaaaaagatgatttctaactctcaatttctagaaattaccccagattcctctaaactctccggagatcttagagaaatcaAAAATACGGTACAATATTATAGCAACcagttgtatgaaatacctcgaaaaattggagaaatccttaagaaacaaggaTAAATTCTTGTAACTTTAAGGGAACTTCAAATGAAAATCCAAAATCTAGAACAGGGAACTTCAAATGAAAATCCAAAATCTAGAACAAACATCGAGTTCTAGGAAAGGAGGAAgattaccactctcgtttggtactgaACCTTTGtcacatcagaaaggtaaaaccaaaatggtacaaaaatctttaactgatgaagagatgatgattaattttataaaagcagtatcataaaaaaaatactatctgatgactactttagaaatattaaatcttgaggatctacaagatcttgcagattcaTTTGCGAATCTTAAAGTTGTATATCTAAAGATGAATTCTCCTGAAGGTGAACAACCTTCTTGGAATCCTCCGaaatatgtggttaaaacagaagaaccacataatGAATTCAAACTTGGAGataattcacatccagcaggaacaaggacaagaaggagtaaaatcccactccatcaaacttcGTATGAAAAGACTGTTTTAGatccgatacatccttatggagttatgttaaaccttgatgttctggacttcaaaaacaaagaagatctcatagatgattggatgtcagctatgagaattgcagcaggaaCATTAGAtatcaataaagaaggattcactAAAATTCTAGAAATGattctaatgggatctgtcaaaaTAACTTGGGAAATGACTATGCCCAAGACTAAAGAATcagtcttagcaggagaattCCTAAGCAaaattggaggaagaatggccaccctatttaaagcacaatttatAGGGGTgaactatttcaataatcaagataaagagaagaagaaaataTATACTCAAGCTCTATATAGTCTCGAGTttcatgatatctgtttagttgatgaatatattatgttattcaaAAAATACAGATGGAGTTCGGGAGTCAAGGAAAATATAGCTAtccagctatttttcgcaaaaatgccaagtccctggagagaaatgctgataaaagaatacaTTTCAAGTAATCCAGATAtattggcaagacgcgcctctTTTCTGAAAGATAAATTGGCAGACTGGTGCCacatggcagcattacaaaagaaTTACAAAAGGATAAGAAGTATAGATAAACATACTCctttatgttgtagagaaaatgatctcccaACAGTCATTGGGAATAGAGCACagagatttaaaaggaagaaattccgAAATAATAcctataataaaaaaatgagaagttcttggaaacaaAGAACAGATTGGTctaaacaaaaggccagatcatATAAATCAGGGAAAAGAATTGGACCTATAAGAGTATCCCCAACAACAAGATCGTTTCAAAGTAGGGAAATAATTCCATCCAGAAGAACTTTCAGGAGAACTTAtacgagagcaagtgaaagttttaaAGAGTGTAACTGCTGGAGATGTGGAGCAAAGGGACATATTtcaacaaattgtccagaaaatgaTAAGAAAAGagtcaaactctttgaagcaacaccagatatggatgatgcggtcttctttcaagatatgGTCCAAGTATATCAGTTTGAGGATATACCCTCAGACAAAAGCATATACAAGGAAAAAAATACTATCTAGTCGAGAAGAATCTGAGGATAAAccagaatcagagtaaagaggaagagtttcgacatgaaacacatgaaattTTGGCAGGATTTTTCAGTCAAACTactatatctcataatatgatccaaagaattatgagagaaaatcctacTCTAcagaaatatcaaggattttcggcaggacaagtggaaagagtcttaggaaacctgGGCCTTAGACAAAGAAGGCACAATCTGATTTAcaaggtatccagaagggaaatggcgatcCCGATGATTAACTAGTAATCAGATTGAAATGaaattaattccttttgaagaaataagagaagGAGTGAAAAGCTAAAAAGTGAAGTAGCAAAGACGATGTCCtagattcatattggagcaatacaaataatgatcaaaggtagttttaaagaaggaatagattcacccatagacattgtagtatgcgataaaagaatggaaaATATACAAGATGCTATTCTGGGAACTATCTCAGAAAATTGATGTGCAGAAAAAATTGTAGTAGTTATTTacccaagaatagcctacaatttagttaacagagattttagtcgagccttgacgttgcatcaaaatttcaaagaaaaaagattaatgaaggaaggtaatagatcatattctattacatatcaaatttcatatgctctttctaatactcgtCATtcagaattatttattagaaatgagtttattgaaattccagagattttTGGGAAGGTTGCTCAAGCAATctacccggaaagaatcgagtttcctttaattcaggaaacagacattcaaattcaaaacaagcatgttctatacagagaacttaaaatagaacccaaaaggttatctttccagggggaccgaatgacaagtaaaagatgggacaaatctcatattcaagaaattccaccaaaGGAAAAGGAGTTTTCCATAATGGGAAAACTTAGATATCCAGAATGAtgtaaataaattaaaacaatattcaaaattACGAGTTTTAGATACcaattcccttgtaactcgatttactatttagaatagcaggaaaaaggaacttaccaaggagtgataaatattggagaattggacgTTCAAATCTGTGAAATTTCAGGAAAAGAAGtagatcagctcattcttggcctagagtttcttgaggaccataaaccatgtaAACGCTTTGAAAGAGGAATAGATAttatggcaaaagaaaaaacttggataattcaataaaaaattctATGAGATGGCCAACCAAGAAAATTGGGTAAGGGATAATCCCCTAACCAGATTTGAAAACTTTGTTTACAAATAGAGAAAGAAAAAACTCTTGAAGTTAGTAAATCATgagcatgatttactagaatgCATTGAAAAAGTAGAAAAGAGTAATCATACTCTACCTACTGAGGCCTTAGAAAAATTAAGGATAAATAATCTtgatcggattactgagttacaacacattttattaaaaatggcggggccatttagtaattcCTTTAggtaaaatgacaacaagtcctttctacATATACATTACAATTggaatgttgtatgaacaatataaagaTGAATATACTTTGCAACCTATATTGAttcaggagcaggaatttgtacagcaaaaagaggagtcttccctatAGAATGTGAATAAGATTCGCCAAAAATTGTTGGACAAGATTTCTCGAAAAGAATTCTAATtatttgcaaaggaataaagaaagcagagatccttatgagAGGCGCAGGTCAGactccttggtacaaggtaaagacactgccaatatatttccatgatacaggagctgatatcttgttggaaaataaatttttacaaatgtttaagaaataCACACAAGATAACGAGttaagaagacttatgttcactacccTTTGTGATCATaagattatcgttcaaagactcaaggttgcctTTTATCAACAAATGCCGATAATGTTACGCAGCTAGCGTGGTGATataggacaactttttcacccaaagtTGAAAGATTTCAGAAGATTTGGAGAAATCATGTTAAAAATAACaagagaacaagaactccaaatagAGGATATGTatcttctcaaggtaactctaatcCACATAGATATAGAGTTGGAGAACAatgtatcccttgaagatgtcaaaaagaggctcaaagaaagttataatgagcatcctCTGGCATGGTAGGATAGAAATGAACTCAAAGTCAGCcttactttaaaaaaataaaaagagtatgaattcgttagATATAAGTCTATCTCGATATACATAACAGATAAAAgagatatgagaatgattatcaaggaatatTTGGACCTTAGTTTAATTAaaaaaggagtttcaccatatagcagtcTAGGTTTCctggttagaaatcatggtgaaataaaaagagaaaaatccaggctagttattaactaccaaggtattaataaaatcctggagtttgatgggtactttaTACCCACTAGAGAAAATTTAATAagttgtgtacgaaatgctaaagtgttctcaaagtttgattgcaAGTCTGATTTTTATCAGATTCGGATAGAAGAAGGCAGTAAAacattcacagccttctctagtccataaggacactatatttgggaagttatgcatATGaaattggctaatgcaccccagatatttcaaagaaatatggataatatttttaaagattatttcaattttatgtttgtttatattgatgatattcttatatcaacaaaaaaacatagacgaacatgttaaacacttaaagattttatctaaaatttgtaaacaagaagtaCTGGTTTTATCTAAAAAGAAAACAGTCATAGCAATAAGATAAATCGAATTCCTTggcattgagattgatgaatctggaataattctacagccccatattgtggaaaaggtacagaatttttcaaataaactcaaagacGTAAAACAACTTCAAAGTTTTCTTGGAGTGGTTAAGTTTGCAGgaatgttcataaacaaccttgtaatgtacagaaaggtgttcagttctttgttaaaaaaagaggcaaggtttatatggaccgatgaacatACTAAAGGGATAAACCAACTAAAGGAGATATGCAAGAAACTCTCGAAAATGGATATACCCGTATATGAGGATGATTTGGTGTTATTTACAGATGTcagcgacgattggtgggcagaagtatagtaacccgtatccgtaattagcgattaatgagcatgttaatcgtgtgatcatgtttggatttagtaaaacatgattaagggaattcCAAATGAACttacggagtccagaaatggatccaagaCACTTAAAATGGTGGGAAAGGTTTCGAGGGACCAgaaat
It encodes:
- the LOC140889105 gene encoding uncharacterized protein, yielding MNKGNQMIEIAAVATEMNSVELEETVEQVHYANNKKFSGYQGNPPPNHYHPGLHNHENFSYANNNNVLNPPPGFNNKKGEGKPSLKDLVSTFVTESSKNLDRSESHLDNLETYVTNMGTTMKFLEVQIGQLASAINNQHRGMFSSNTETNPKEHCNATILRYVNEFGQATKYLRVEEKDVAVETPSDQSKRGLKTKSSTLSKIPDILKTHMPFPQRFQKRGLDAQFAKFLEVFKKIHINIPFAETLERMPSYAKFMKEILSKKKKFAKFENVALTEECSAIIQKKLPQKLKDPDSFKIPCDIGGQFVGSSLCDLGESVNLMPISVYKKLGLTEMKPTRVMLQLADKSAKSPCGLVEDVLVKKIIMHVPIILGRPFLAIGEAKIDVKKGELTMQIEDEQATFNVFEEGIHSKKDLEGQKLRQDGRAEKCYKLEVIEEQNKEPDIVKRIVKKFKKKRDRIMKFWKVKEKNKSSNKVAVTG